One Maribacter sp. HTCC2170 genomic window, CATTTTACGTTCTCTTCTATATCATCTGGATAAAAGGCATCATTAGGAATACTAAGAATATCTTTTAGTAACGGGAATGATTTTAGAGTATGTTTAGCAGCCAACTCACCCAACTGCTTTTCATTCAATTTTTGACTATAGGCAATAGTTACGGAGAGTACACATACAAAAAGTAAAATTAGATTTTTCATGGATAAGGTATTTACCCAAAAATAAGAATTACTACGTGCTTTCCAATAATCAGTTCATTTATAGAAAACCGTTCTAAAAAAAATCCAAGAAATTCTATAAATGAATTTCTTGGATTTAAATTTTTTAAAAAAGATAGATTATTCGGGTTGCATTCTCTTGCCCTCAATGGCAAAATTACCATCGTAAGAACTACTTTCTCCACTCATCTTGTCACCATCAACATTTAAAGTGACTGAAACATTTGAGCCTTCCACATTTACAGTGAAAGTTATTACGTTATCCTTGACCTTTACATTTTCAGCATTGATTGCACCATGTTGCAGCTGCACTTTAACTATATATTCTTTATTTTCTTTAGATATCATCAAGACTCCTTTACTATATTCATAAGGAACATTCTCCACAGTATACTCCCAAGCTCCTGTGACCTCATCCGCAGGGATTGAAAAATTCACTTTATTCTTCTCATTGGTTGTATTGGCCGATGCAGCAGTAATACCAAGTAAGCATGTAGCAATCACTAAAATTTGGAACTTTCTCGCAATAGATTTCATATGATAATGTTTAATGTTTTAAGTACTGAATATATACGTAAAATTACGAAATAGAGTTGTCAGATGTATCTTATTTTCGACCTTAAATCAAAGTATTATTTCTTTCGGGGTTTAGAAGATCTGTTTTCCTTGATTTTCACATAAATCAGCTTTTTCCGACCACGGGAATCCTCACGACGTTCCAATTCAAAATTCTTTATAGACCCTATTAGCGGTGTAAGTTTCTGAAAACCATAGTTTCTTGAATCAAAATTTGGATGTCTTTTTTGCAACAAGCTCCCAACATCACCTAAAAACGCCCAACCATCATCATCTGCAACATCGGTTATTGTGCTTGTTATAAAACGAATTTCCTTTGTTGTAATCTTATCAATGGTATTCTGGCCTTTGGACTTTTCATCATCAGTATTTACTGAGGTCTCCTCGGACTGATTCTTAAGAATCTCTATATAAATGAATTTGTCGCAAGCCACAATGAACGGATCGGGTGTTTTCTTCTCACCAATGCCAAAAACCTGCATTCCGGCTTCACGTAACCGTGTTGCCAAACGTGTAAAGTCACTGTCACTACTTACTAAACAAAAACCATTTACCTTGCCCGAATACAAAATATCCATGGCATCGATGATCATAGCAGAATCCGTGGCGTTCTTACCGCTGGTATAACCGTATTGTTGTATGGGAGTAATGGCATTTTCCAAAAGAACAGCCTTCCATTTGTTAAGGCGCGGATTTGTCCAGTCACCATAAATGCGCTTTATGGTAGGGTTACCGTATTTGGCAATTTCTTCCATCATCTCTTTTACATTAGCGGAAGGAATATTGTCACCATCAATAAGTACTGCAAAGTTTACATCCATCATTTATAATTGATTTTCTGCAAGTTACGTGGTTTTAAAATCAAAGCTACTCCTAAAATTCATATTATTTATTATTGAATGATTTATCTGGGTAGGCTGGTGGGTTGGGTACTTGTCTAGGATCCTTAGCAATTAATTTTTCTAAATGTTCTATTGCTGCATCCAATTGTGCGTCTTTACCATTGAAAGTGGCATGCGGCAGGTTATCCACAACGATGTCCGGTTCAAAACCATGTCCCTCAATCAACCAATCCCCATCGGGACCATAAACGCCCATCATAGGCGCCCGAGCTATACCACCATCGCTGAGTCTATTTACCCCACTCAACCAAATTTCACCTCCCCAGGTACGGGTGCCAATCGCAGTACCAAGATTCAGCTTTTTAAAACCGTCTGCAAAGGCTTCACCATCTGATGCCGTGTTACCGTTTACCAAAACAACAATATGACCCCTAAAGGCGTATTGCATATTCCAATATGGCTTTCCCGATCTTGATTTCCAATACATCCAAGCCTTTCTAAGCAATTTTTCTAGAATAAAACTTTCAATATTACCGCCTCTATTATGACGAACGTCAATAATCAAACCAGGCCTATCAAAAACTGGATAAAACTCTCTGTACCATTGATTTAAATCACTACTACCCATAGCCTGCAAATGCACATATCCTATTTTACTTTCCGTTGCTTTTTCTACAGCTAAGCGGCGCGAGTATTCCCAATCGCGATAACGCAAACGATATGTACTGCCAATTGGTTTTACAATTACATTTTTTTTGACCGTTCCTCGTTTTATTTCTATTCTCACTTGTTTGCCTTGTTGATTTCGAATCAACTCACCTATATCAACTGCCGATAATGCCTGTTTTCCATTAATACCTGTGATTACATCGCCAACTCGAATATCAAGAAAAGGGTCGTCCAATGGAGATTTCTCATCAGGATAATCAGGATCTGCCCTGTAAATATGCTCGATTCTAAAACCACCATTTGCCTCATCTCTACTAAATCGTGCACCTAAATCTGCTACAGATATGTTTTTAGAATCTCCTCGCACATCTCCTCCCCTAACACTCGTATGTAGGGCTGCCAATTCACCAACAAACCTACCTATCAAATCAGACAACTCGTTTCTTGTAGTTATTCTATCAATTAGTGCATAATATTTATCATGCATTGCCTTCCAATTTACACCATGCATGTTCTTGTCATAGAAATAGTCTCGCTCCATACGCCATGCATCTCTAAAAATCTGTTTCCAATCTTCTTGTGGAGTAATAGCAAATTTCCATCCGCTTAAATCTATTTTTTTATCTGCTAAATCACTTACTTTCCCGGTGCCCGCATCCACCATATAAAAATTGTTCTTTTGTCTTACCAAAAGCTGTTTTGTGTCCCCTGTCAGGCCAAAACTTCGGACATCCTCCATCATAGTCTTCAATTTCACATCTTCATTATCAATTTTCAATACTCCTAGATGTGTTTTAGCATCAACCCCTGTTTCTCTGGACATTAAATAGACCGCTTTTTTAGTAACGGCCAATCCTCTATAATTACCAGGTTTTAAAGGGACCTCTTCAATTCTTTCTTGTATGCCATCGCGATCCACCTTAACTGCTACCGAATTACTCCCATCCTCTTTATCCTCTTTTTTCTCTACTGGAGCCAGCTCATCTTTAGCTCTAAAAGGAGACCTTGTTCCCTTCTGTAGTGCGATATGGTATAACTTCTCGCTGGCATCAAAATAAGGTTCAGGCTGTCTGGGCCCCCAGGGACTACCCACAAGGGTGGTAAAATTTCTGTCAGAAAGGAAATAAATGAACTTTCCATCTGGGCTCCATGCCGGGTAATTACTATTTGCTCTATCCGTGGTTATTGGAAAGGAAGCTCCCGAAGACAAACCATATAAATAAATCTGAGCCATCGTATTGTCTGCAACCTGTACAAAAGCAATCCATTTACTATCTGGTGACCACGAAAAGGAGTAAATACCTTCTTCTTTGGTTGATATTTTTTTACTCGACCCTGTTGCAATATTAAGTACAAACATATTACCCATTAAGTCATCATAGGCTAACCATTTACCATCTGGCGAAGGTTTTCCAGCATATCTAAGTACCTTACCATTATTCGTTATTGCTTCGTGTGACCCTACCCCGTTGCTGGGCATACTTACAAATTCAAATTCTCCACTTTCATCGGAAAGTGTGTATACCTTTTTCCCGTCTGAAGAAAACACCGCATCTCTAAACCTCACATTCTTCTTATCGGTAAACTCAACAAGTCTGCCTGACTTCACTGGAGCGACAAAGGCCCTTCCTCTAGCAGTAATAACAATACGTTCACCTTTCTTATCTGGATTTACCGATGTTATATATTTTGATGGATTTTCAACCCATTTTTCCCTTAATTGGTCTAGATCCGAAGTAAGTTTAATATTGATTTTTTTCTTGTTATTATTCTGAATATTGTAGTGCCAAATATCAGCTCCTATTTGATAAACAATGTTACCCTTGTGAAGATTGGCATAACGAACATCAAAATCGGTATGGTCAGTATGTTGTTTCAAATCATTTCCATTTTCATCAATAGACCAGATATTCATGATACCATCGCGATCGGTTATAAAATAAACTCGAGCATTAAACCACATGGGATGATGACTTTCACCAGCATATCCTTTTGTCAATTGAATTGCTTCTGTAGACTCATTGGTGAATTTCCAAATTTGCCTTGCCGTACCCCCTTTATATCGTTTGGTTACATTACCATGGTCCGAAGGCCTTACAAAAAAGACCGTATTACCAGAAGCATCAAAGGAAGCTTCACTTGCCTGACTCAGTGGCACCCTTACTTTTTTCTTGGTTTTAATATCTATTGTCACTAATTGCCTATCGGGCAATGTTGCAAAAGCGCGTGTATCATAAACTATCTTTCCGTCTGGGGTCCATCCGTTAGTTCTTGAGAAATCACTCTCATAGGTCCATCTTATCGGTAGTCCACCATCTATCGGCATCGAATAAATCTCCGTTGGTCCTTCATAACTTGCTGAAAATGCAATCATTTTACCATCTGGTGAAATAGCCGGATACCTTTCTTCCTCTGCATGAGTAGTAAGTTTATAAGCCAATCCGCCGGATAAAGGAACAGTCCAAATATCGCCTTCCGCAGCAAAAACGACTTTATTCCCGTGTACATCAGGGTATTGATAGTAACCCTCAAAACCTTGAGATCTTACAGTATTTGCCAGCAGCAATATCAGAGTTAACAAAAGAGGGAATAGTTTCGCGATTTTGATTTTCAAGATCATATTATTCGTTTTTTGAATTACTTTATTCTCGTTGTATTGGAATCCAAATTTCTTCTTCAGAATTTGGATCATTGTTCTTGTACTTTTCGCCTAACACTTCAAAATGAGGTCTGTGATCAAGTTTGTATTCTGAGTTTGGTAACCAAGATGTATAAATGTATTGAATAAACTTGTGGACCTCACTAGAACCTTTGTAATCAAAAACGGCATATAAACCTTCAGATGATAAACAGTTCCATGCCATCCGGAACATCAGTGTTTTCATCAATCTCAATTAAGGCCCATTTAACAAATTCAGTTAATGGATTAAAACTATCGAAATAAGATTTCGGATAAACTTGCAATGAATATTTATCATCTGAAGTTTTATACCCCATTTTGATCAATTTAGGCATGACACTGCTCCATAATTCAAAAGTTCTGTTATTCACCAATGACATTCCAATACTTACGCCAGCCAATTTCTTTGGCGGCAACGTCGCTATTCTTGGTTCCAAGCCCATTAATTCATTCTTGTTTAAATAATTCAATAGTATAGTCAAGTAGTCCAGCGTTCCCAGCTTCCCCATGCCCTGGTATTACAACCTCAACCTTCTTAAACTGTTTCTTGACATTTTCAACTGTTTTTGACCATGCTTGTACATCGGCATCTTCAAGGTTTCCTTTTCCGGCTCCAATCGACTTTACCAAGCACCCTCCAAACAACACTTTTTCCGAAGAAAAGTATCCCACAATATTATCCGAGGTATGTCCTCCGCCAAAATACTGGCTTACAACCTTTTTGTTCCCTACTTTTAGTTCTAGATACTTATCAAATCCGTTTTCTGGAACTACACCATTTTTCATCAAATCAATGGTCATATTGGTCGCGTATGAAGGAATATTATTTTTATGAAACTCTTTTAAACCTCCAATACAATCAACATGAAAATGGGTTGCAACAACAGCATTGACCTGATATTTTAAATCGTTCTTTAACCAATTAAGTAATTCTACTGAAGCCACATCATTCGTAGGAGTATCGAAAACAATTGCCTCACCATTATCAGTAACTATCATTCCTTTGCAAGGGACTTTCCCCCAGGTATCAGTCTCAAGGTATGAGATATGTACATAGGTATTTTCAGTTAATTGTTTAATTCTTAAATTTTCGGATTCAAAAGAAGAATTAGTGCTGTTTTGAGCTTTACACCCAATAATTAGAATTAAAGAAACTAAGAAAAGAGTGTATTTGATTTTCATCTTTTGAGTTGACGGTTTTCTCTGGAAGAATTCAACCAGCAATTTACAGAATAAAAAAAGCAATAAATAAAAAAAGCCCTTACATTTCTGTTAGGGCTCCTATCTTAAAAAATTAAAAAGTATCTATTAAATAACTTTTACGTTTACCGCATTTAATCCTTTATTACCTTCTTGTAGATCAAATTCAACTTCATCGCCTTCACGAATTTCGTCTACTAATCCAGATACGTGTACAAAATGATCTTTGTCAACGCCTTCTTCAGTTATAAAACCAAATCCTTTGGCGTTATTGAAGAACTTTACTGTTCCTTTGTTCATTGTTAAAATTTAAATTAATTACTTATCGTAAAACAAATATAGTGCCAATAAATGTAACCATGGCCTTTTTAAATCGTAATGTGCTGTAAATAAATAATTTATGCTGTTTTTATTGACATAAGAACTAAAACTATTGTGGATTATCAGCTTTCAAAGAACCGACCGCCATAAAAATCATGAAAGTAAGACCTAAATAGCCCAATAGTTTATACGACCCAAAAGTTGAAAAACACAAACTAAAGATAGGAGGTGCCAAAGCGCTTGCTAAAATGAGAAACCCCATTATCTTACCTGTAATGGCACCAAGGTTATTCCGCCCAAAAAACCGGGGCCAAACAATGGCGTTGAGAACGGCAAAGAATCCTCCCATAATTCCAAAGCCGGCAATTAATAAGGGTATACCAAATGGAGTGGGTAAATACAAGAAACCAATTGAAGCTACGATACCTCCCAAAATCATCAAATACAAATACCATTTTAGTTGTAAGTAATCGCTTAAAAAATTAAATATTGTAGAAATAGTTACTGCCACTACCGACCCTGGCAAAAATATTGAAATAGCATCTGATTTTGGATAACCTTCACTGGCGAAAATAGATACGACGTGAAACGTAAGACCTGTTATAAAAAAACTATTAAAGGCCAGGATTAACCCGTACATCCAAAAAGCACGGGTTCCTTTTGCTTCTTTTAGCGTGAATTGCTTTCCTAGAGCCATTGAATCAACATCAGCTTCAATTACTTTCGAAGCTCCATCAGGTAATAGACCGTGATCTTCTGGTCTATTCTTGTATAATTGCAACACAAAAAAACTAAATACTAAAAGACCCAATGCCAAGATTTTCCAGGTGACTTCCCAACTATTTCCTTCTATCAAATAATCAATCCACAAAGGTGATGATGAAAATCCAAATGAAATGGCAACACTACTTACAGCATTGACCTTTCCCCTATTCTTATCGAACCAGATCATAATCATATTTCGTGAGGCCATGGTCAATACACCCTGTCCAGAAAAACGAAGCATAAAAAAAAGTATGGTCATGAGAACGAAAGGTACCGTCCAAGAATCCAAGTTCAAGAATTCCTTTATAAAATTGCTCATATTGGCCGACCAGGAGCACAACCAAAGTGAGAAGGCCAAGGTCAACGCCGCAAAAAAAGCAACATAACGAGCTCCATATTTATCAAACCAGATACCCGCCCTGCCTATGACCAAAGCGCTTAGAATCGTGCCAATCATGTAAGAATTGCTAAACTGATTTCGCGATAAGCCTAGTGCATCCTTCACTGGGTCCGTAAAAACAGATACCCCTATTGTTTGTCCAGGAATACTAAAATAAATACCAATAGTACCGATAACCAATACCACGTAACCATAAAAGACGGGACTTTTGGATGGGTTAACAATTGAAAAACGATTTGGCCTGGACATGATTATTAAGTAATAAGCGAATGTACATATTTAGATCTGCAGAGGTGAAGCTAGGTAGTTCTTTTAATGAAAAAATAGGAATTATGCATAATCATGAGTAAGTTTGAATGAACCACTTAGCATTAAGAAAATGAAAATAAATTCCTTCTTCAAGACCCTAACATTAGCATTGTTCTTGCTAGGAACTGTAACAATCATCCACGCTCAAAATCAACAAAAGGAATATTATCAGCTCCAAACATATACTCTTGCAAATGAGAAGCAGGAATCAATGACGGATGCTTATTTGAAAAATGCTTATTTACCAGCACTAAAAAGAATGGGAATTCAGAATGTTGGCGTGTTTAAAATGCATTCGAACAACTATGTTCTATCTAATAAAATCTATGTCTTGATTCCGTTTTCCTCTCTGGACAAACTTTACGGCTTGGAACAAGACTTGCACAAAGATGAATTATACAATGAATCAGGAAAAGAATACATTTTGGCATCTTATAAACAGCCACCCTATGAAAGATTGAATTCAACTATCTTGTTGGCTTTTGATGATATGCCAAAAATGGCTCCTTCAAAAGTCGAAGGATCAAGAAAAGATAGAATATACGAGTTAAGGAGTTATGAGTCGCCAACGAAGACTATTTTCAAAAATAAAGTTGATATGTTCAACGCGGGAGGTGAAGTCACTCTTTTTGAGGAATTAGGATTTAATGCAGTTTTTTATGCGGAAGTGCTTTCAGGAGACAAAATGCCCAATTTAATGTACATGACCACCTTTACAAATAAAGAAAGCAGAGATAAACATTGGGATGCTTTTAGAGTTGCCCCAAAATGGAAAGAGTTATCTTCAATGTCTAAATACCAAAATAATGTTTCTCATATAGACATTACATTCCTATATCCTACGGAGTATTCTGACTATTAATGATCTATTTTTTTGTTGGAGAGAACAAACTCAACACGTCTGTTCATCTTTCTACCATTCTCGGAAGCGTTGCTAGCGATTGGTTCCGAGCTCCCTTTTCCCGTTGACTTTATCCGATTTGAAGATAGACCAAGTTCAACGAAATAATTAGCAACAGATTTTGCCCTTAATTTTGATAATTCAAGGTTATAACTCTCTGCGCCAACGGAATCAGTATGGCCGTAGATGGAAATAGATAAACTTGAGTCATTCTCTAAAATTCGGTAGACCCGATCCAATTCATTTTTGGCTTGTCCAAGTAAATCGTATTTGTCGAAATGAAATAAGACATTTTCAAATAAGTGAGTTTCATTCAACACAATTAAGTTTCTATCATTATTCCTAATCGCCGTTGGGTTTTGAACAAAATCAGCAGGCTCAGCCGATTCCAGAAGTACCATATCTATATAATAATAAGAACCTTGTTTTGCATTACGCTTTGTCTTAAATCTTCTCGTTCGCTTATTATTCTTGAAATTTCCCAGGGTAATATAGTTTTCGGTGCCCTTTGCATTAAATCGTTTTTCAAGCAGAACCCACTCTTTGGTATCCTCTAAGAAATTTGAAGAGCTAATTTCCAGAGTGTTGTATTCATTTTTTTTATCCCTGTACAAATGCATTTTCGAGAGTTCTTTTCTAATGGGAAAATGTAATTTGTTTTCGGAAAACAATACCCCAAATTCTTTTATGGCAAAATCGGAACGCTCCGCAAGGCTTACATAAAAAGATATTTTATACTTTTTTCCTTTTTCCAAAGTTTGGGATAATTCCGCCTGCAGGTATTCACGATAATCATCAGGGGCATAAAGATAGAGTCCCGCATAACCGACACCAAAATCGGCAGGCTGAGAACCATTGAAATTTTTTGGGGTTCCCATAGCTATACTGCAACCGTTAAAGTAATCAGTTGATCCTATTGTTGGGGACGACCAATTTTGAACATCCGAATCAAAGTTGCCCAATTGATCAGGGCATTTATCGAATTTTTCAAAACTTGGGTTTTTGATAAGGTTTTGTGCAAAAGTATTAGGTGCGCATATCATGCACAAAACCAAAACTATATGTCTTATATGATTAAGCAAAAGCACCTTAATTTGATATATCACTTCTAAAGTAACAAATTCCAATTGAGCTATGGTATAATCATATTTGTATGTTAAATAGAATCCCAAATGATTGACCTTTCAAACAATTCCAGCAGATTAACATGAACTATAGGTTTCGAATAAATTCAATCTTGATAGGCGGTAATCTTCTAAAAATCAAATTTATAAGTAGCACCACCTAGAATTTGGAAGCCTTGAACAGGATAATTCGCCCATTTTTGATAATTGTTATTTGCAATATTAGCGGCCTTCACAAAAATTGATAGTTGGTCATTTACCCTATAACCAACATGAGCATTGGCATCAAAATAACTATCCAGGATTATTCGTGTAGCATCTATACCGGTCGGGGGCGGATTTTGAACCACTATAGTAGAAAAATCCTCGCGTTCGCCAATATAAAATAGATTGACTCCCATGTACCATTGTTCATTTATTTGATAATCCATGAACAAGGAACCTTTTAAATTGGGCAAATTCCATGCTGGGTTATTGGTCTCAGTATCATACTCATAAACCTCGGCATTTATTCCTAAAGTAAAATTTCGATTTACATCAATATTTAGTTCACCAAACAGTCCCAACGTTTTTATATCATCATAAAAAACCTCGAAAGAATTACCAAAATAATACCCTTTTTCATCATTCCTAAAACTGTTTTGAGGATTTAACTTGAACAACGGACTACGATTCTCGGCCGTATACGAGCCTTTTATATTATAACTTAAATTGGGTAATAACTGGCCTTTTAAACCTATATAAGCATCGTATTGTGAATCTGTAGGCTGAATATCAAGTGTTGGGGAAATAAAAGGGTTATCCTCTACAAAACCATGATATGAATTTTGTTTCAATTCACCTTCAATACCTCCATAAGCGATAACCGTATCATCCAATAATCGATACGAAGCCGTTACGGCCGGGTAGACATAAAAATTGCTTTCGCTGTTTTCCATATCGAGTCCGTAAACAATATTAACCCC contains:
- a CDS encoding NYN domain-containing protein; this translates as MDVNFAVLIDGDNIPSANVKEMMEEIAKYGNPTIKRIYGDWTNPRLNKWKAVLLENAITPIQQYGYTSGKNATDSAMIIDAMDILYSGKVNGFCLVSSDSDFTRLATRLREAGMQVFGIGEKKTPDPFIVACDKFIYIEILKNQSEETSVNTDDEKSKGQNTIDKITTKEIRFITSTITDVADDDGWAFLGDVGSLLQKRHPNFDSRNYGFQKLTPLIGSIKNFELERREDSRGRKKLIYVKIKENRSSKPRKK
- a CDS encoding S41 family peptidase, encoding MILKIKIAKLFPLLLTLILLLANTVRSQGFEGYYQYPDVHGNKVVFAAEGDIWTVPLSGGLAYKLTTHAEEERYPAISPDGKMIAFSASYEGPTEIYSMPIDGGLPIRWTYESDFSRTNGWTPDGKIVYDTRAFATLPDRQLVTIDIKTKKKVRVPLSQASEASFDASGNTVFFVRPSDHGNVTKRYKGGTARQIWKFTNESTEAIQLTKGYAGESHHPMWFNARVYFITDRDGIMNIWSIDENGNDLKQHTDHTDFDVRYANLHKGNIVYQIGADIWHYNIQNNNKKKINIKLTSDLDQLREKWVENPSKYITSVNPDKKGERIVITARGRAFVAPVKSGRLVEFTDKKNVRFRDAVFSSDGKKVYTLSDESGEFEFVSMPSNGVGSHEAITNNGKVLRYAGKPSPDGKWLAYDDLMGNMFVLNIATGSSKKISTKEEGIYSFSWSPDSKWIAFVQVADNTMAQIYLYGLSSGASFPITTDRANSNYPAWSPDGKFIYFLSDRNFTTLVGSPWGPRQPEPYFDASEKLYHIALQKGTRSPFRAKDELAPVEKKEDKEDGSNSVAVKVDRDGIQERIEEVPLKPGNYRGLAVTKKAVYLMSRETGVDAKTHLGVLKIDNEDVKLKTMMEDVRSFGLTGDTKQLLVRQKNNFYMVDAGTGKVSDLADKKIDLSGWKFAITPQEDWKQIFRDAWRMERDYFYDKNMHGVNWKAMHDKYYALIDRITTRNELSDLIGRFVGELAALHTSVRGGDVRGDSKNISVADLGARFSRDEANGGFRIEHIYRADPDYPDEKSPLDDPFLDIRVGDVITGINGKQALSAVDIGELIRNQQGKQVRIEIKRGTVKKNVIVKPIGSTYRLRYRDWEYSRRLAVEKATESKIGYVHLQAMGSSDLNQWYREFYPVFDRPGLIIDVRHNRGGNIESFILEKLLRKAWMYWKSRSGKPYWNMQYAFRGHIVVLVNGNTASDGEAFADGFKKLNLGTAIGTRTWGGEIWLSGVNRLSDGGIARAPMMGVYGPDGDWLIEGHGFEPDIVVDNLPHATFNGKDAQLDAAIEHLEKLIAKDPRQVPNPPAYPDKSFNNK
- a CDS encoding GyrI-like domain-containing protein — translated: MAWNCLSSEGLYAVFDYKGSSEVHKFIQYIYTSWLPNSEYKLDHRPHFEVLGEKYKNNDPNSEEEIWIPIQRE
- a CDS encoding GyrI-like domain-containing protein; amino-acid sequence: MGKLGTLDYLTILLNYLNKNELMGLEPRIATLPPKKLAGVSIGMSLVNNRTFELWSSVMPKLIKMGYKTSDDKYSLQVYPKSYFDSFNPLTEFVKWALIEIDENTDVPDGMELFII
- the bla gene encoding subclass B1 metallo-beta-lactamase; its protein translation is MKIKYTLFLVSLILIIGCKAQNSTNSSFESENLRIKQLTENTYVHISYLETDTWGKVPCKGMIVTDNGEAIVFDTPTNDVASVELLNWLKNDLKYQVNAVVATHFHVDCIGGLKEFHKNNIPSYATNMTIDLMKNGVVPENGFDKYLELKVGNKKVVSQYFGGGHTSDNIVGYFSSEKVLFGGCLVKSIGAGKGNLEDADVQAWSKTVENVKKQFKKVEVVIPGHGEAGNAGLLDYTIELFKQE
- a CDS encoding cold-shock protein, whose product is MNKGTVKFFNNAKGFGFITEEGVDKDHFVHVSGLVDEIREGDEVEFDLQEGNKGLNAVNVKVI
- a CDS encoding MFS transporter, translating into MSRPNRFSIVNPSKSPVFYGYVVLVIGTIGIYFSIPGQTIGVSVFTDPVKDALGLSRNQFSNSYMIGTILSALVIGRAGIWFDKYGARYVAFFAALTLAFSLWLCSWSANMSNFIKEFLNLDSWTVPFVLMTILFFMLRFSGQGVLTMASRNMIMIWFDKNRGKVNAVSSVAISFGFSSSPLWIDYLIEGNSWEVTWKILALGLLVFSFFVLQLYKNRPEDHGLLPDGASKVIEADVDSMALGKQFTLKEAKGTRAFWMYGLILAFNSFFITGLTFHVVSIFASEGYPKSDAISIFLPGSVVAVTISTIFNFLSDYLQLKWYLYLMILGGIVASIGFLYLPTPFGIPLLIAGFGIMGGFFAVLNAIVWPRFFGRNNLGAITGKIMGFLILASALAPPIFSLCFSTFGSYKLLGYLGLTFMIFMAVGSLKADNPQ
- a CDS encoding NIPSNAP family protein, with the translated sequence MKINSFFKTLTLALFLLGTVTIIHAQNQQKEYYQLQTYTLANEKQESMTDAYLKNAYLPALKRMGIQNVGVFKMHSNNYVLSNKIYVLIPFSSLDKLYGLEQDLHKDELYNESGKEYILASYKQPPYERLNSTILLAFDDMPKMAPSKVEGSRKDRIYELRSYESPTKTIFKNKVDMFNAGGEVTLFEELGFNAVFYAEVLSGDKMPNLMYMTTFTNKESRDKHWDAFRVAPKWKELSSMSKYQNNVSHIDITFLYPTEYSDY
- a CDS encoding OmpA family protein; this encodes MGFYLTYKYDYTIAQLEFVTLEVIYQIKVLLLNHIRHIVLVLCMICAPNTFAQNLIKNPSFEKFDKCPDQLGNFDSDVQNWSSPTIGSTDYFNGCSIAMGTPKNFNGSQPADFGVGYAGLYLYAPDDYREYLQAELSQTLEKGKKYKISFYVSLAERSDFAIKEFGVLFSENKLHFPIRKELSKMHLYRDKKNEYNTLEISSSNFLEDTKEWVLLEKRFNAKGTENYITLGNFKNNKRTRRFKTKRNAKQGSYYYIDMVLLESAEPADFVQNPTAIRNNDRNLIVLNETHLFENVLFHFDKYDLLGQAKNELDRVYRILENDSSLSISIYGHTDSVGAESYNLELSKLRAKSVANYFVELGLSSNRIKSTGKGSSEPIASNASENGRKMNRRVEFVLSNKKIDH